From a single Nicotiana tabacum cultivar K326 chromosome 8, ASM71507v2, whole genome shotgun sequence genomic region:
- the LOC142162910 gene encoding uncharacterized protein LOC142162910: MKIALLGKRKLGFVNGTCTNETYTSELHKRRETCNAIVLSWLMNIVSTELLSGIAYATNAHLSLWNEYDAMVTTPNSKDYVDHMQQQRLLQFLSGLNDSARRQILLKTSVPSFNQAYAMIIEDETHNFPSLNEAGIKSDPIVMQISQGQGYKGNRPFMQCTIGSRTQKGGQYRRPQQQQALATLNNMFGNSDVPLSNSEGKESIADAPLRDKVSLPTGDKVDITYTGQASIFKGEMISNDLCIGRVKEIGKESAGLYIFQDLGIVHQSSCVRTPQQNDIVERKHRHILDVARALRFQANLPIRYWGLCVQAVVYVLNKLPSTAIQGKKATSPSVDQHASDIVDTGNTVDVDAVEDLFLDSLPETNSPGESHDVLMDNLPNFGVGEPSHTCSRDFAVAEADTSSTSEDPSTLRKSKRQCIQPIWMKDYAAKDERWIEAIKKESKALDDNHTWEVVLLPQGKYVVRSKWVYKIMYHANGKVERFMARLVLRGYSQQEGFVQSTHDYSLFTLKKQRDIVIILVYVNDLLITGSNLQLITEAKQILH, from the exons ATGAAGATCGCTCTTCTGGGGAAAAGGAAGCTAGGGTTCGTGAATGGCACTTGCACAAATGAGACCTATACCTCAGAATTGCATAAGCGGCGAGAAACTTGTAATGCTATTGTACTCTCATGGCTGATGAATATTGTATCCACTGAGCTTTTGAGTGGAATTGCTTATGCGACAAATGCTCATCTG AGCTTGTGGAATGAATATGATGCTATGGTGACAACTCCCAATTCCAAAGACTATGTGGATCATATGCAACAACAAAGGTTATTACAGTTTCTTAGTGGCTTAAATGATTCAGCAAGGAGGCAGATTTTGCTAAAAACTAGTGTTCCCTCATTTAATCAAGCATATGCTATGATTATTGAGGATGAAACTCACAATTTTCCTAGTCTAAATGAAGCAGGAATTAAATCAGATCCAATAGTTATGCAAATTAGCCAAGGGCAGGGTTACAAAGGCAACCGACCTTTTATGCAGT GTACCATTGGTTCTAGAACTCAGAAAGGGGGTCAGTACAGGAGACCACAGCAACAACAAGCATTAGCAACTTTAAATAATATGTTTGGGAATAGTGATGTTCCATTGTCAAACTCTGAGGGAAAGGAATCTATTGcag ATGCCCCGCTTAGGGATAAGGTTAGCTTACCTACTGGAGATAAGGTGGACATAACCTATACCGGTCAGGCATCCATTTTCAAAGGAGAGATGATATCCAAT GATCTATGCATTGGAAGGGTAAAGGAGATTGGTAAGGAGTCAGCTGGTTTATACATTTTTCAG GATTTGGGAATTGTCCATCAAAGTAGTTGTGTCCGTACTCCACAACAGAATGATATTGTGGAAAGAAAGCATAGGCATATACTAGATGTGGCTAGGGCCTTGAGATTTCAAGCAAACTTACCTATCAGATACTGGGGACTATGTGTACAAGCTGTAGTCTACGTGTTGAACAAACTACCTTCCACTGCTATACAAGGAAAGA AAGCTACATCACCATCTGTAGATCAACACGCTAGTGACATAGTTGATACTGGTAATACAGTTGATGTTGATGCAGTTGAAGatctcttccttgattctcttCCTGAAACCAACAGTCCTGGAGAATCTCATGATGTTTTAATGGACAACTTGCCAAACTTTGGTGTTGGGGAACCTTCACATACATGTTCAAGAGATTTTGCAGTAGCAGAAGCAGACACTTCCTCAACTTCAGAAGATCCATCGACACTCAGAAAATCAAAGAGGCAATGTATACAACCAATATGGATGAAAGACTAT GCAGCCAAAGATGAAAGATGGATAGAGGCCATAAAGAAAGAGAGTAAGGCTCTAGATGATAATCATACTTGGGAAGTAGTACTGCTACCTCAAGGGAAATATGTAGTGAGATCTAAATGGGTATATAAAATCATGTATCATGCTAATGGTAAAGTTGAAAGGTTCATGGCAAGGCTAGTGCTCAGAGGGTATAGCCAACAAGAAG GTTTTGTTCAAAGCACTCATGATTACTCTTTGTTCACATTGAAGAAGCAAAGGGACATAGTGATCATCCTTGTCTATGTTAATGACTTGTTGATCACTGGCAGTAATTTACAGCTAATCACTGAAGCCAAACAGATCTTACATTAG